Proteins encoded in a region of the Balaenoptera musculus isolate JJ_BM4_2016_0621 chromosome 5, mBalMus1.pri.v3, whole genome shotgun sequence genome:
- the LOC118895963 gene encoding NF-kappa-B inhibitor-interacting Ras-like protein 1 has protein sequence MGKVCKVVVCGLLSVGKMAILEWLLYGNHAVGMEDCETMEDVYMASVETDRGAKEQLHLYDTRGLQEGVELPKHYFSFADGFVLVYSVNNLESFQRVELLKKECDKFKDKKEVAIVVLGNKTDLFEQRQADAEVAQRWARSEKVHLWEVTVTDRKTLIEPLTLLARKLSQPQNKASFPLPGGRSKGNSSSEN, from the coding sequence ATGGGAAAGGTCTGTAAGGTTGTGGTTTGTGGCTTGTTATCTGTGGGGAAAATGGCAATTTTGGAGTGGCTCCTTTATGGGAATCATGCTGTTGGAATGGAGGACTGTGAAACAATGGAAGATGTGTATATGGCTTCAGTGGAAACAGATCGGGGAGCCAAGGAACAGTTACATCTTTACGACACCAGGGGCCTACAGGAAGGTGTGGAGCTGCCGaagcattatttttcatttgccgATGGCTTCGTTCTTGTGTACAGTGTGAATAACCTTGAATCCTTTCAAAGAGTGGAGCTTCTGAAGAAAGAATGTGATAAgttcaaagacaaaaaagaggTGGCAATTGTTGTGTTAGGAAACAAAACTGACCTTTTTGAGCAGAGACAAGCGGACGCCGAAGTGGCACAGCGGTGGGCCAGGAGCGAGAAGGTGCATCTGTGGGAGGTGACGGTCACAGACCGCAAGACCCTGATCGAGCCCTTAACCCTGCTAGCCCGCAAACTCTCCCAGCCCCAGAACAAAGCgagcttccctctgcctggggggAGAAGCAAAGGCAACTCCAGCTCTGAGAACTAA